A single window of Scomber scombrus chromosome 12, fScoSco1.1, whole genome shotgun sequence DNA harbors:
- the LOC133991769 gene encoding runt-related transcription factor 3-like, with product MASNSLFSSSSPMLYWDPVVKCRPPPSPTNRQLDDQGMRSLHHRSTAPPRGLMQTDSPNFLCSSMPQHWRCNKTLPRAFTVVSLGNDVPDGVVVTVMAGNDNNSSAELRNATATMKQGYAHFNDLRFIGRSGRGKSFTLTINVLTSPPQIATLHGAIKVTVDGPRLPRRQRQKEVKTGVFRPSCSSTALSDCRSFSSSLWTNEPSFLGQVTSLTSPFTPSPRMHHVPALSYSTQPSPYTSYLSAPPPPPPPPPLSHSGAFQPSSFYYGPNQSLQTVGEDRNVVTALTNYIEGACFSIRGEEPVWRPY from the exons ATCCTGTGGTGAAGTGTCGGCCGCCACCATCGCCCACCAACCGCCAACTGGACGACCAGGGGATGAGGTCGCTCCACCACCGCAGCACAGCACCACCCAGAGGCCTGATGCAGACCGACAGTCCGAACTTCCTCTGCAGCAGCATGCCGCAACACTGGAGGTGTAACAAGACCCTTCCTAGAGCCTTCACT GTGGTTTCCCTGGGCAACGACGTGCCAGATGGCGTGGTTGTCACGGTGATGGCCGGCAACGACAACAACAGCAGCGCCGAGCTACGCAACGCCACAGCGACCATGAAGCAAGGATACGCCCACTTTAATGACCTACGCTTCATAGGACGCAGTGGGAGAG GTAAGAGCTTCACCCTTACAATCAACGTGCTGACTTCGCCACCTCAGATCGCCACACTACACGGCGCCATCAAGGTTACGGTGGACGGGCCGCGGCTGCCGAGAC GACAGAGGCAGAAGGAGGTGAAGACAGGAGTTTTCAGGCCATCCTGCAGTAGCACAGCATTATCAG ATTGTAGatccttttcctcctccctctggaCCAATGAGCCATCCTTCCTGGGTCAGGTAACCTCTCTGACTTCTCCTTTCACTCCAAGTCCCAGAATGCACCACGTTCCTGCCCTCTCCTACTCCACCCAGCCTTCGCCATACACCTCCTACttgtctgctcctcctcctcctcctcctccccctccgcTCAGCCACAGTGGTGCGTTCCAGCCAAGCAGCTTCTACTACGGACCGAACCAATCGCTGCAAACCGTGGGGGAGGACCGCAACGTTGTCACAGCACTTACCAATTATATTGAAGGGGCGTGTTTCTCTATCAGGGGGGAGGAGCCTGTCTGGAGGCCATATTGA